TCTGTGTTGTGGAGGAGTATATGTTTCAACTAATTTCATAACACCATTTTCAACTCTATACCTAATAAAGGCTTTAGAATTATCCGGTAATCTAGCATATATCACCCTCGATGTATGCTTGATCTCAAGTATATCGCTCATTTTTCTCACCATCTACTTTACATGAAATACTCATATTTATGAACTCTTAAAGAACGTTATTATTATTTATTTCAGAGATATATCTCTTATCAATACTCTAAAATTTCTTTCATAAACATATTTAATATATTGGTGAGCATGATTTGCCGATTAAAGTATATCCATTAGCATTTGATTCCATGGGTGTTAGAAGCCAGGCTGTGCTTGTTGTTGTTAATGGTTATAAAATACTGATCGATCCTGGAGTCGCGCTTGCCCCTAAAAGACATGGGTTGCCCCCGACAGATCTGGAGTTGAAAGCATTGGATATTGTAAGGAGGAAAATCATAGAAGTAGGGAGGAAATCCGATATAGTAATTGTCACCCATTACCACTACGATCACCATCCATATCCCAATGATAAGGAAATGTATGAAGAGATCTTTACTGGGAAAAAAGTTTTTATGAAAGCATACGAAGACGAAGTCACTGGTTCAGCTAGGAGTAGAGGCAAAAAATTCCATAAAAACATTAAGGATATTGCTTCAGAAATAATTGTAGCTGATGGCAATAAGTTTAGGATCGGTAAAAACATTATATTAGAGTTTTCACCCCCCGTATGGCATGGACCAGTTGGGAGCAAGGTTGGAAGAGTAATAATGGTTAATATCAGGAAAGGGAGAAGCTCATTTATACATAGCTCCGACGCACAGAACCTAGCAGATCCAGATGCATTAAAATGGGTTCTCGAGAAAAAACCAACATTCATAATAATAGATGGCTACCCCACAATCCTAATGGGATGGAGGGTTTCAAAAAAGGACTTCGTTGAAAGCATAGAAAACGTGAAAAAAGCTATAACTGATACACCGGCTAAAACAATAATCCTCGACCACCACATTGTCAGAGATAAGAATTTCAAGGAAAAAATGAAGGAAATCTATGAATTAGCAGAGAAACACGGAAAAAAAGTATTAACAGCCGCTGAATACATGGGTCTCGAAAATTTACAGCTTGAAGCACTGAGAAAAGATATTAAGAAAGGAAAAGTCAAGCTTAACGAGCATGATATAGAGAATTACTATAAGAAACTATATTCTAAAATAAAGATCTAACCCGCGAATGGGAAGCAAATATTTTATCTATTCTCTATTCTTCGGTGAAAAAAATAAAATATACAGTTAAAAACATAAACCCATACTTGCTGCACACATATGGATACATAGAATATGCTTCCATAGATAGATATTACAAAGCACTACTTAGTTCTCTAGAGTTAAAACCATATGTGCCAAATAAAAAACCTTGTCTCATCCATCCATCAATTAAACTGTAGTAAATGCCCATACAGAAACACATGCATATATGGCTTAACACGAAGCATCTTCAAGTACTCCAACGGTATTATCCAGTCAATAAGCTATATTCAAGGCAGAATACAGAAACACTTAACTAAAAGAATGAAGCATAGAAGCAAGCTCGAAGAAACAATAATGGATCTGATCCTACGTGAAGATTTTAACAACATCCATAAAAGCTATACTGAACTAATAGGCTCCATAAAAAACACTGATTAATTCTAGAAAAACTAGTTAATGTAAATGCTGCAGTGCTACAACCTTAATTCTTTTAAAAAGATGAAAGAATAATTATTTATAAGATTTTAATATAGCTATATGTTTGTATAGGCTATAATATTATAGTTTTTGTTTTCAGCATATGTACTCTTTGGGAGTTTGGCGTTGGTGTCTAGCAGGGGTTAGAGTTCTAGTGTAGTTCTAGTTTGAGGCCCAAACTTCTTAGTCTTTCAAAATCTTTATCCTTGGTAACTAGTACATAGTTTCTTGATATAGATGTTGAGGCTATGAGTAGGTCTGCGTCTGGGATGAGTTGTCCCATATGCTTTAGTGAAGTATATAGTTCGCAGTACTTCATTATTACATCATTGTCTATGCCTATAACCTCATATATCCTTTCAAGAAGCTCCTTAACACGCTTTCTCTTATGTTGCGGGACACCTCTTAGTACCTCAATAAGTGTAATAACCGATATTGCTCCTTCAACAAGTTCTCCCCGACGTAAATAATCTATCAACACACTTGTATCATAGATCTTCACCGTAGCCTAAACCCATCCCTAAAACTCTTGCTAGACCTAATAATCTCCTCATAATCCCTATCATCAAGGATTCTTCTAAGCTCCTCAAATGCCTCACGAATACTACTCCAATCACGCTCACCCTTCTCCCTCTCCAACAACTCCTTAACCTCCCTCAGCACTGAAACTTTCAATTTTTCTAAATTGTTTCAATAGAAGCGGTTAAGAAGGGCTATTATCACATGGATCGCTTTCAATTTTTCTAAATTGTTTCGGTGTCTGTGTCTGGCTAGGAGTAGTTGTTTCTGATCCACTACCTTTCAATTTTTCTAAATTGTTTCATATGTTTCCACTGCTATCAAGTGCTTTAACCCTTATTATCTTTCAATTTTTCTAAATTGTTTCTTTACTTGGAAGCCGTGTGGGACATAGAATCTAACCGTTTGCTTTCAATTTTTCTAAATTGTTTCCAAACATTTTGAAAACACTTGATAATTCCCATAGGCTCCCTTTCAATTTTTCTAAATTGTTTCTTTATTACTAGATACCAATTGTTAAACCTTGCCTCAATTCTTTCAATTTTTCTAAATTGTTTCGCTCCATATTTGGCTTGACAAAAAGCTAAAAACGTTGATAACTCTTTCAATTTTTCTAAATTGTTTCCTCGGTCTAGCTGCTGCAAACAATGAAAGCATAAGCCCCTCTTCACTTTCAATTTTTCTAAATTGTTTCGGGCAAGAGGGCAAGAGGGCAAAACAAACAATATATTGTTATGCTTTCAATTTTTCTAAATTGTTTCTGTTCTTCACTTTTTCATTGTTTATTTTAATTTTTGTTTTTGTATTTATGTTTTATCCTTGATAATTTGATGGTTTGTAATGGGTTTGATGAGGATCTAGTTGGGAAAAACTTATATATTGAAACTTATGGTCTCCCGATCTATGCGGGGACTCTTCCATCGCATCTATTATCGATCTATTTTCTCTGTTATGATATTGCTAACTCTATTTAGAACTCTGTTCTATTTCCCCACTATTAGGCTTTGATCGTTTTCCTCGTTTAGATCGGGATTCTTTTACACTATTGTTTTTGCTTGTTTTCTAGGATATAGTTTGTTTTGCTCTCTACTTATCTCTCTTTCAATTCTTCTAGATTATTCCTTGATATTCTCTCCTCCTAAAATCTTATTGAATTATGTTATCCTATATGATGAAAACTTATGCTAATGAGGGGTTCTTAAAGGAGAAGCTGTTTAGGGCAAGCTACTCTATATGATAAAAACCAAATATATATTGTTTATTGTCTAATGGAAAATTTTATGTATTATTGTATTTAGAATATATGTGGTTAGCAAACAAGAAGCTGTTGACTACCAGGAATGCCATTATGGTAGTAGTAATAAGGGTGATTAGGCACATATTAGTTTATACCTTTTTATCTTTCTATATTTTTCCATATAGTATTTTTATATTGGACAAATACTGTTCGAAGGATTGGATAGGAGATTTTTTAATTTGCTTTTCTTATTCAGGATTTTAATTTTGTGAATGTGGTTAATTATTAAGAGTTATGAGATTAATAGATTAGCATAGTGGGGGAGGCTGGTGTAGTCGGTGAGCAGTTATATTGTTGAGAAATATGTGGTTGAGCTTGCTGATTCATTGTCTTATGTTAGGAGTATTGATGGGTTTCTTGTTAAGTTAGGGACTATTGTTGTCTCGTTAGAGGATGATTGCCGTAATATAAGTAATTGTGACCCGGCTGTTTTATTGGAGAATATATTGATGCATGAAAAGTTGTCAAGGTATTTATCAAGGTTTTCCTGCTACTTAGAGGATATTGTTGATGCTATAAATAGTGATCCTAGACATAAAGTGTTACGTAAATACATAGGTGTCTTACGAGGTGTCTTGGAGAGAATTAAATGTGTTGAGAGCCCCGGGATCCAGAAGACTACTCCTCCAGCTCTTTGGGTAAAAGAATATAGAGAGCAAATGAGACCGGTTAAACCGGTACATAAGTTATCTTTGTATTTTAGATTAAAGAAAAATACAGAATCATCGTTGACAATGATATTACTATTATCTATAATACTATATGTTATATCATTGATCATCTACTTATCCAAATAATTTAGTTATCAAGCCTGGTCCGGAGTTAAAACTTTAACTATGTTATGGTCTTAACAGGTTAACTCTGTGTTATAGCCTGCGATCCACTATTGTTTCCCATATATTTTCTCATATACTAGAGGAGAATAGAAGAATAAGAAAGAAAAAGAAAAAGAGGTAGTATTTTATGTGAAAAATTACTTCTTACTACCCATTACCATTGCCATTACAGCTTTCTGTGCGTGCAGACGGTTTTCAGCTTCTTCGAAGTATAGGCTTTTCTCATAGCTGTCTAGTACTTCATCTGTAACTTCTTGTCCACGGTCTGCTGGTCCACAGTGCATATAGTAGGGTTTGCCGGCTTTTTCTAGTCTCTCCATGGTTACTATCCAGTCCTTGAACTTTGCTTGATAAGCTTTAGCACCCTCCTTATCAACTACGTTGTTGAATGGTGGGAAGAACCCTTTCGGGCTCCAAGCCTTTGGATATACGAAGGTTGCTCCTTCGAATGCTTCATCCATATCATGTACTACTTTGAACTCGCTTCCCCAGTGCTCAGCGTATTGTTTAACCTTTGCAAGTACGTTATCTAATAATTCAAATCCTGGTGGATGAGCAATGTATACGTCTGCTCCCAGCATAGCAGCTATTAATGCTACACTCTGTGGAACCGCTAATGGTTTTAGCCCGCCACTATAAGCGTAGCTGACAACGAATTTCTTTCCTCTCAAATCCTTAGGCCATCCTAATGCTTCAAGAGCTGCTTGTGCATCAGCTAGTGCTTGGAATGGATGATAGATGTCGTCCTCCATGTTGAGCACTGGTATACTTGCCCACTTCGCGAATTCCTGTATAATCTTGTGTCCACGCCCAATAATCCATTTAGCAGCGTCTCCATAGATACGTATAGCTATTCCACTACCATATCTGCTTAGAACTCGTGATACATCACGTATTGCTTCTGTCTGATATGGCACCATGTCTTCTGGGAGTGTTGGCCTATATACTTGGTCTGCGGCTATATAGATGCCTTGACCGCCTAACTGGTAGATTCCTGTTTGGAAACTGTTTCTTGTGCGGAGGCTCTTGTTGTAGAATAGTAGATATAATGTTTTACCATCTAGCCAGTTAGCTTTCCTTATACCTTTATGATACATATCCTTTAGCTCTTTCGCTGCTTGTAGTACCTTGAATATAGTGTCTATATCGTAGTCGACATTTGTTAACCAATGTTTTCCTTCCAGGTATCCTAGGTACCAGGGTTCACTCATAATACTTTGCCCCAAGTCCTATTTGTCAGTATACATTTATACAGGTGGTTCAAGTATATATTATCTATGCTGATCACAGGGGAAACATATAGTGTTGCTTTTGTAGTGTTTATTTGCTAGTGTTTCTGGGAGAGTTTATATGTGTGTTTGTCTAGATATTTTGTTTGATGATGAGGATTTGGATCCCGAGCCCAATATGTAGGGTTAGGCTAAGCCTGAATGGGCGCGGGGATTAGAAGTATCCGAAGATGTGGGGAGCAATCCGTTCCCCCCGAAAGCCCCTCAATGAAGCCTGAGAGGGGAAGGTTAGCCGTAGCATTTGTTGCATTCGTATCTTTCGCTACGGCTAACCAGAACGGAACAGATATATCTGGACACGGTGAAAAATAATTATGGATAATATGTAGCCGATAGAAATGCTGGTTTAACTGGGTAGGCATAGTAAATAGGTTTTAATGGCTGAATAATATGACCTATAAATACCCAATAATTCCTACAATAATAGATCCAGGCTCGCTTACCTATTTCGATCAATACAGAGAAGCAGCATTGATTATATATTTATACTCTGTTAAGGGAAAGAAACTCTCAAAGATGATACCCATATATTATCCCTTATTATTTATTGAAGGATACAATAATAGAACATTCATAATAGATTATTTGAACAATAATGATTTTAAGCTCAAATATAAAATTCCTAATACCGACCATATCAAGTCTATTACCCTAGATCCATTAAGCACTAATTCTTTAATCAGTATACGTAAGCTGCTCAAAGAATATGTTCGAGGAAAATATTCTCTAGAAGAAGAACTAGTATTGCCTAAAGTTATATCGAGCCGTTCAATTATTGATGAACTAGTAGAAATAGTGAGTAGGTGCGGATATGATACGCTTAGTGGATATGAAATAAACAATACACATGCCAGCATAGATATAGATGAGTATATTGGTAAAGTAAACCAGTTCATATACCGCATCACTAAAACCGTCATGGATATTTTAAAGATGAACGAGGATCTCTCATATCAATTATTTATTGCCATAAACGATATTAAGGAAAAATACTCCAGAATCCATGGAAGAATAGATAGAAGCGTTAATGAAACACAAGAACTGATTAGAGAAAAAATTAATCTTCTAAGCACAGAAATGGTTTCAGAACTTAAAAGCACAGAGCATAGATACCGGAGAATGATTAGTAGTATAGAAATTCAAATTAGAACCATAGATAATGAGATCCATAGATTAATTAGTGAACAATCAATGTTTAGGGATAAAAAAAGACATGCTGAGCTCATCAAGGAGTTAGAGCATCAACAAAAAAGGCTTCGAGGAAAAATTAAGGAGTTGCAGAAGTCGCTTAGAAAAGATCTGGAATCGGTAAAAAATAAGTATACTAGGATGATCAGATCCGAGGAGAAAAGACTCGATCTAATAGAATCTGAGAAGGATAGGGTTTCTAGAAAAGCTGTTAGTTTAATAAATCATTTAACGGCTTCATTATCAGAGATCGAATCGTTATCGCATAGTTTAATTGATAAGCTCCAATCATATATTAGGAGACTCGAAGAAATAACTATTATTACTCCCAAGATGAGGAGCGGTATATACTTTCTCAGAACATATCTAGTGCAGGACACCGATAATAATTTCGAGATCATAACACCTTTAAAGATTGCTCCTAGCTATACAGGCAGAGATGTGCTAAGGACAAAATATTATGTAAACACTAGAAGATATATTTTGTCTAAAAAAGTATTTAGGCAAATAATTGATCTTGCTAAGAACAATTATAGTGAACTAGTAAAACATGATCTGCTTAATAGGATTTCTTATGAAGATGTTAAGAATACTTTATATATTTTATCGAGGAATTATGAGAAACTAGCAAATATTAATCTCAAACATATAGATAGAATAGCTTCTAATAGTATGAATAAACAGAGATGACCTATGAATTGTCAGGTGAAGATAAACAGTATTTGAAGAAAAACATTTTAGCACTAGGCACGACAAGTCTCTTAACCGATATAT
This is a stretch of genomic DNA from Staphylothermus hellenicus DSM 12710. It encodes these proteins:
- a CDS encoding MBL fold metallo-hydrolase, which translates into the protein MPIKVYPLAFDSMGVRSQAVLVVVNGYKILIDPGVALAPKRHGLPPTDLELKALDIVRRKIIEVGRKSDIVIVTHYHYDHHPYPNDKEMYEEIFTGKKVFMKAYEDEVTGSARSRGKKFHKNIKDIASEIIVADGNKFRIGKNIILEFSPPVWHGPVGSKVGRVIMVNIRKGRSSFIHSSDAQNLADPDALKWVLEKKPTFIIIDGYPTILMGWRVSKKDFVESIENVKKAITDTPAKTIILDHHIVRDKNFKEKMKEIYELAEKHGKKVLTAAEYMGLENLQLEALRKDIKKGKVKLNEHDIENYYKKLYSKIKI
- a CDS encoding type II toxin-antitoxin system VapC family toxin, whose translation is MKIYDTSVLIDYLRRGELVEGAISVITLIEVLRGVPQHKRKRVKELLERIYEVIGIDNDVIMKYCELYTSLKHMGQLIPDADLLIASTSISRNYVLVTKDKDFERLRSLGLKLELH
- a CDS encoding ornithine carbamoyltransferase, which codes for MSEPWYLGYLEGKHWLTNVDYDIDTIFKVLQAAKELKDMYHKGIRKANWLDGKTLYLLFYNKSLRTRNSFQTGIYQLGGQGIYIAADQVYRPTLPEDMVPYQTEAIRDVSRVLSRYGSGIAIRIYGDAAKWIIGRGHKIIQEFAKWASIPVLNMEDDIYHPFQALADAQAALEALGWPKDLRGKKFVVSYAYSGGLKPLAVPQSVALIAAMLGADVYIAHPPGFELLDNVLAKVKQYAEHWGSEFKVVHDMDEAFEGATFVYPKAWSPKGFFPPFNNVVDKEGAKAYQAKFKDWIVTMERLEKAGKPYYMHCGPADRGQEVTDEVLDSYEKSLYFEEAENRLHAQKAVMAMVMGSKK
- a CDS encoding coiled-coil domain-containing protein — encoded protein: MTYKYPIIPTIIDPGSLTYFDQYREAALIIYLYSVKGKKLSKMIPIYYPLLFIEGYNNRTFIIDYLNNNDFKLKYKIPNTDHIKSITLDPLSTNSLISIRKLLKEYVRGKYSLEEELVLPKVISSRSIIDELVEIVSRCGYDTLSGYEINNTHASIDIDEYIGKVNQFIYRITKTVMDILKMNEDLSYQLFIAINDIKEKYSRIHGRIDRSVNETQELIREKINLLSTEMVSELKSTEHRYRRMISSIEIQIRTIDNEIHRLISEQSMFRDKKRHAELIKELEHQQKRLRGKIKELQKSLRKDLESVKNKYTRMIRSEEKRLDLIESEKDRVSRKAVSLINHLTASLSEIESLSHSLIDKLQSYIRRLEEITIITPKMRSGIYFLRTYLVQDTDNNFEIITPLKIAPSYTGRDVLRTKYYVNTRRYILSKKVFRQIIDLAKNNYSELVKHDLLNRISYEDVKNTLYILSRNYEKLANINLKHIDRIASNSMNKQR